The nucleotide window ACGATGGCGGGGATACCCAGGCGAGTCTCTTCCACCAGGTAGCGCTGGATGGCGTTGGCGAAACGCGCCGCGGCAGGCGGTTCGAGGGTTGTATCGCCGCCAATGCGTGTGATTTGTCCAATACCGTGGGGAATCAGCGTGCGGGCTTTGGCGTGGGAAAATGCGCGTCCGTCTTGCACTTCGTGCGCCCAGACGGCGCCAAGTTGCGCGATTTTTTCATCCAGTGTCATGCGGTTCAAGAGTTCTGAGATAACCATAGGGGCTCCTTGGGAAGGTTGGTTCCTGAAGGAATGTGCCAGCATGCTTTGGCAAAGCGCCGTTGCTTTGGGGCTAGCGGTGCCCGCAGCACCGCGGGCAGTATACACCCAAGGAGCAGAGAAGACCACCAGTGGGGGTGAGGTGGTGCTAGGGGTGTTCTTCGATGGAGCGGGCGTTATTTCTGGGTGGGCGCGACAATGGGATACTCGGAAGAGTCAGACGACCACAAGAAATGACACCCATCGGCAAACGTCATGTCCCACTCAAAAGCGACGGATTGCGCCCAGCCAATTTGAGCCATGAGACGTTGCGCCGGTAACCATTGCACTTTTTCCAATGCTAATTTTACAGGCGATGCGGCAGGGACTTTTATTTGTGGCGCAAGGATGGCATCATCCGCCAACAGAGTGAGAACCATTAAGGGCGCTGGGTCTGACCATGTCAACGTCCATGTCGATGGAGAAAGCGGCTGTTCCGTCGCGTTGACCATTTCTATAAACCAAACGCCTTCCTGTTGGAACAGTCGTGTCAACCGCACACCACATGTTGAAGGAGTGGGTGGGAATGGCGTAAGCGCCGGTTCGAGCAGAGGTGTCGGCGTATTCGTCGGTGTTGAGGTTGGTGTCGACGTGTTGGTTAGTGTCGGCGTGTTCGTTGGTGTCGGCGTCGGCGTGCTCATCGGTATGGGCGTGCTCGTTGGTGTCGGCGTCGGTGTAGGCGTGCTTGTGATGGGCAACGGCGGTGTCGTCGTTTTCGATGGGAACATTGGTAAAGGTGAATACGTTGGCGTTGGCATCCCCCCCTGCCCTGGTGTAGGCGTGTTGGTTGGCGTTGGCGAGCGTGTTGGTATGCTCGTCAACACAAGAACAGGTGGCAGAGTGGGGTGTGGCTGAGGTGTTGGTCCAATGATGCTCAACGCATTGCACATTCCGCTCCCAGAATGGCGGTTTTGTGGCGTCGCCAGTTGCCATACAAAATCGCGAGCATTATCGTTCGTATCACGGCATAAGCCATAGGCGCCATCTGAACGACGCCCCCAGGCTCCATCAAAAAATGTTTGAGCATACGAAGAATCGAGTGGTGTACCTTCACCAAATAAAGTCTGTGCTGTCCACCCCACTTCATCTGCAATAGTCAAGCCATCCGGTTCTACCAAGGCGATACCAACCCGTTTCGGAATACCAGTGGTATAAACCAAATCCGGCGGAATTGGCGAATGATATCCAGGTCCGGCTAGCAAAAGATGTTGCCCCGGCAACAATCGCACAGAAGGAAACTCAAACCATCTGCTTGCCAAGTTAGGATGCGCCGAAACCCAGATACTCCATCCTTCCAGGTCTATTGATTCATTACTTTGATTGTATAATTCAATAAATTCATCATCAGCACCATTGACACCATACGTTCGTACTTCACTGAGACGTACCGGCGCCCTGGCATCACGGTGCGTCGGTAAGCGCGGCGCTCGAGAAACCAGCGGGTCAAAAGCGATAACGGGCGTTTGTGTCGGCAAAGGCATCGGCGTAGGGCTTGCAGCCGTCGCAACACGCCCCTGCGACAACGGCGAGAGCGCACTCAACGTTCCGCAATTATTCCGCTCACGCGGTGTTCCATAAATAGTTGCGCCACTTCCGTCTCTTGATGTTCCCAACGCACTTGTACACCAACTGGTACTCAACCCTCCATCGTCAGGTGGGTTCCCCGTTCGAGCCATGGAAGTTGTCGATGAGCCTGCATACCATGCACCATTGCGGTTTGCCCGTTCGAATGCTGCAAAGTTTTCGTCAACGTCAAACAGTTCAAGCAACGCGCCACTGTCAGAAAGTCTGTCAGTCCCCCACAAGATGTCGCCGGCAATATCTGTACTGTTTGCCTGACGCTCAATCAGATAGTATGCACCAGGGTAAAGCAAGATTGTTTCCGTTGCCGGTATCAATGGTGCAGGAGCAGGTGGGTCAATCACAATTTCTGAAAATGGTGTCGCATCACTATTTGAAACTGTTATCTTGAACGCCAACCGGATAACAACACTATTTGTCGTGTCAGGATTTTTCAATTCGATGTACTCATAATCACCATTCCCCCACATAATTTCATTGAAAATGACCTGACGAGTGTCAAATTTTTGGCGTACATATACCGTCAACGATGCTGTGTTCGATGTTGCTATGTTATCCGTCAATGTAAACGTACATGTATCAGTATATGTACCCAGAGCGGGTGTATACCAGATTGAACGCTCACTCGTCACCACAGTCCCATTATTGCAGGTTGCTGAAGAAACACGTATCGGGTCAAACTCGGCATCAAATGCATTAAAAGTGGCATCCAGGACAAAACCTCTTCCCTCGTAAGTGTAGACTATTATATCCTTCGCTTGGGGTGGCGTATTCGCACAAGACGTACATGTTGTAAATTGCGTTTTGACCGTTACTCCCATATTTCTATTTTCGGCATTTTGGACCAGCGTTTTTACAATGACATGATATGTTGTACCTGGAGAAAGTGAACTGAGTGGACGCAGGTAAGCTTTTTGAGTTCCCGGATCATACGCCACGGTTGCAGGAACCGCCTGCGCCCCTGATGGATTTGTTGAAAGCAAGATATTTGTCGTATTAATAGTTAGGTCATTCATTGGCTGGTTAAATTGAATTACAATCTCCGGCATCAAAGAGACCCCTGTTGCACCATCTCCAGGAGCAATCCACTGCACATGCCCACCTAAGTACGTATACGGCGTAGGCGTCGGTGTAGGCAACACCGGCGTCGGCGTGGGCGTGTTCGTCGGCGTCGGTGTCGGTGTGTTCGTCGGCGTCGGTGTGGGCGTGTTCGTCGGCGTGGGCGTGGGCGTGTTCGTCGGCGTCGGCGTCGGCGGCACCGGCGTGGGTGTCGGTGTGCTCGTTGGCGTCGGCGTGGGCGTGTTCGTCGGCGTCGGCGTGGGCGTGCTGGTCGGCGTCGGCGTGGGCGTCGGCGTGGGCGTCGGTGTGTTCGTCGGCGTCGGCGTGCTGGTTGGCGTCGGTGTCGGCGTGTTCGTCGGCGTCGGTGTCGGTGTGTTCGTCGGCGTCGGCGTCGGCGTGCTGGTCGGCGTCGGCGTCGGCGGCACCGGCGTGGGCGTGTTCGTCGGCATCGGCGTTGGCGGCACCGGCGTGGGTGTCGGTGTGCTCGTTGGTGTTGCAGTGCTTGCTGCAACAGGTGTGGCTGTTGCAGCTACAAAGATCTTTGTTGGTGTCGGAAAGCGTGTCCCAACAGGCTCCTGCGTAGGACGTGGCGTCAGTAATGGTGTAGTACGTGGCACAGGCGTGGGTTGTGGTGTTCCCAAGGGCGCACGTGTTGCTACCGGTGTCAATAGAGAGACAACTGATGGAATTGGTTCAACTGACTGCGTTGGAACAGAAGTTGGAATAGGAACAGTTGGCATTGGTGTCCGAAATGGGTCCGGTGTCACCGTTGGGACAGGCGTCAACAAAGCCACCAAAACTTGGCGCTTGCGTTCCTCCAAATCTTTTACAAAAGGCTCTCGGTCCCGAATGGTCTCCCAAATCAGGTTCAAACTGGCAGGTGGAAGCGGTGTTGGTAGTGGATCAGGGGCATAATTTGCCTGACGACTTGCGTGCAAGGCAACATCAATCGCTTGGATTGAGCTTACAATGGGAAATCGCATGATGATGGCGCAAAGAAACACAATTCCCAATGCAAGCAGAGCAAGCGAGAGCAAAAGCCACCACTGACGCCATCCACCGAATTGTGAGTGTGAAGAAGAATTTTTCGCCATTACCGCTTACTTTGAGCGCTCAGCATCAACAGTGGAAAACTGGATATCACCATCAAACACCGGTAATAAGCGATAGATACGTATTGGGCGTGTTTTCCCTTTCAAAAGATGCTCCCCCAAAAACTCAAATTGAAAATATGAACGGTATTCCCCCAAAGCCTCATAGGTATATTCACTCACAACAGCGCTTGTCTCGCCAAAAATGCGTGTAAAACTCTCCAAACGCTGTGCAGTATTTACCGTATCGCCAATCAATGTGAATTGCAACCGGTCAGCAGCCCCAACGCCTCCTACTGTTACTTCACCAGTGTTGACACCAATACCCGTCACAAAAGGCGGTAGCCCCTGGCTCAGGCGCTCAGCGTTGAACGCAGTAATAGTTTGAATAAGCCGGACAGCAGCCACACATGCATAATATGCACTCTGTTCAGGCGGCAATGGGCGTGGTAAAATACCAAAAAAGGTCAACATGGCATCGCCATCAAAACGTGAGACAACCCCTTGCAGAGTGGTTACGATCGGAACAATACGACCAAAATATTCATTTAGCCAATGAAAAATCGTTTCTGGGTTGGTTTGCTCTGAAATCGTGGTGAATCCACGAATATCAGTCATCAATACCGTTGCAACCGTTTTTTGTCCCTCGAGTTTCAGATTGCCTTGGGAAAGTTGCATACGCAATTGTTCACGCACTTCTGGCGAAACAGTCCGCCCCAAAAGGTCACGGTAAATAGCCCCTTCTCGCAATGACGCCACCATGTAATTGAAGGACTCCGCTAAAACAGCAATTTCATCATTCCCGCGTGGAATCACTCGCACATCAAGGTTTCCCTGTGCCACTTCATCAGACGCGTCCACAATCTCCATTAATGGGGTTGTGATACGATTAGCAAGATAGACACCTACTATAATGATAAGCAAAAATGCTAAAGTAATGAGCAAGAAAATATTAATCCGTGTCGTACGTGTTGCGCGTACAAGAAAGTTTTGTGCAAGTGACGCACCAATTACCCCTATATCTTCGCCACCGCGAGCCTCCCAAGGAGCTAACACTTCACTATACCGTAAATCAAACACCTCAAACGTTCGTACAGGGGATTCAACTTGCTGACGGTTGAGGACAACGGTTATCAGGTCAGATGATAACGGGAATGCTCGTGGCAAAGTCGTTCCCAATACGTTTCCATCGACATCATACAGACTTACACGCGCCAATGCCACACTTGATAACTCGCTGGCAAGTGTTTGTACCGAGCGCCCAACTAAAAGAACACCTACGAGTTCGCCGCGATTATCATACACAGGACCTGCAACATAAAAATAAGATCCAAAAGGAAGTTGTACCACGCCAGCAAATTTATCCCCAATCTCATCTGCTTGGCGCCGCAATACTTTTTGCACAAAAGGCCATTCAGCGTAAATATCAGATCCCTGGGAAAATACGTAGTTTTCTGGATTTTGCCCTTGATGACGCAACGAAAGCACGCTCACAGCCTGGGCATCCAAAATTTCAATGATTTCTTCCCCATAATTTACAGCAATTGGCAATGCTATTGTGCGTAATTTTTCAGCATCATGCGCTTGAATCGCATCTGCCACTCCCTCTGTATTTGCCAGCAATCGCAACACTTCCAACCGCTGATCTTCAATATCCACAAAAACTTCCACCGCCACCTTGCCAGCCTCTGCCAATTGGTTGCGAAAACGTTCTTCCACAGTCTCAAATAACCATCGACTCACAACATACGAAGCCGCCATGGCAACAAGCAAAGCAAGGAGCATATAAGGCAACGTAATCTTCACACTAACCGGTACACGAACACGTGAACGCCACGAAGCCCCCGGCTTTTTAAAAGTGTCAAGAGCCTGTAAGCGCTCAAGTGCTTGTTCAATCCAAAACTCAGTGAATGGTGCCCGCAAAAAAACTTCTATACCTAAGTTCTTCGCAAGCAACTCCTGGTTAAAATCAGGGTAACGGTTCGTCATAACGAAACGGGCATGCGGAAAA belongs to Ardenticatena maritima and includes:
- a CDS encoding lamin tail domain-containing protein; this translates as MQWIAPGDGATGVSLMPEIVIQFNQPMNDLTINTTNILLSTNPSGAQAVPATVAYDPGTQKAYLRPLSSLSPGTTYHVIVKTLVQNAENRNMGVTVKTQFTTCTSCANTPPQAKDIIVYTYEGRGFVLDATFNAFDAEFDPIRVSSATCNNGTVVTSERSIWYTPALGTYTDTCTFTLTDNIATSNTASLTVYVRQKFDTRQVIFNEIMWGNGDYEYIELKNPDTTNSVVIRLAFKITVSNSDATPFSEIVIDPPAPAPLIPATETILLYPGAYYLIERQANSTDIAGDILWGTDRLSDSGALLELFDVDENFAAFERANRNGAWYAGSSTTSMARTGNPPDDGGLSTSWCTSALGTSRDGSGATIYGTPRERNNCGTLSALSPLSQGRVATAASPTPMPLPTQTPVIAFDPLVSRAPRLPTHRDARAPVRLSEVRTYGVNGADDEFIELYNQSNESIDLEGWSIWVSAHPNLASRWFEFPSVRLLPGQHLLLAGPGYHSPIPPDLVYTTGIPKRVGIALVEPDGLTIADEVGWTAQTLFGEGTPLDSSYAQTFFDGAWGRRSDGAYGLCRDTNDNARDFVWQLATPQNRHSGSGMCNALSIIGPTPQPHPTLPPVLVLTSIPTRSPTPTNTPTPGQGGMPTPTYSPLPMFPSKTTTPPLPITSTPTPTPTPTSTPIPMSTPTPTPTNTPTLTNTSTPTSTPTNTPTPLLEPALTPFPPTPSTCGVRLTRLFQQEGVWFIEMVNATEQPLSPSTWTLTWSDPAPLMVLTLLADDAILAPQIKVPAASPVKLALEKVQWLPAQRLMAQIGWAQSVAFEWDMTFADGCHFLWSSDSSEYPIVAPTQK
- a CDS encoding cache domain-containing protein, which gives rise to MNGKQQLESKNFPFKKVLIVQGDLRSAELLSEFFLQRGADVYRFQSIKKARNEIDTFSPDLVLIDLHLPSDEWVDFIGEIRKRFPHARFVMTNRYPDFNQELLAKNLGIEVFLRAPFTEFWIEQALERLQALDTFKKPGASWRSRVRVPVSVKITLPYMLLALLVAMAASYVVSRWLFETVEERFRNQLAEAGKVAVEVFVDIEDQRLEVLRLLANTEGVADAIQAHDAEKLRTIALPIAVNYGEEIIEILDAQAVSVLSLRHQGQNPENYVFSQGSDIYAEWPFVQKVLRRQADEIGDKFAGVVQLPFGSYFYVAGPVYDNRGELVGVLLVGRSVQTLASELSSVALARVSLYDVDGNVLGTTLPRAFPLSSDLITVVLNRQQVESPVRTFEVFDLRYSEVLAPWEARGGEDIGVIGASLAQNFLVRATRTTRINIFLLITLAFLLIIIVGVYLANRITTPLMEIVDASDEVAQGNLDVRVIPRGNDEIAVLAESFNYMVASLREGAIYRDLLGRTVSPEVREQLRMQLSQGNLKLEGQKTVATVLMTDIRGFTTISEQTNPETIFHWLNEYFGRIVPIVTTLQGVVSRFDGDAMLTFFGILPRPLPPEQSAYYACVAAVRLIQTITAFNAERLSQGLPPFVTGIGVNTGEVTVGGVGAADRLQFTLIGDTVNTAQRLESFTRIFGETSAVVSEYTYEALGEYRSYFQFEFLGEHLLKGKTRPIRIYRLLPVFDGDIQFSTVDAERSK